The following are encoded together in the Callithrix jacchus isolate 240 chromosome 19, calJac240_pri, whole genome shotgun sequence genome:
- the TFB2M gene encoding dimethyladenosine transferase 2, mitochondrial isoform X3, producing the protein MWIPVAGLPPRLTLSSLVGAGRFCFLGAGAATRKPLQARNRRGLSDSAPQLCPDPDFRKSPSRVKSKSTLDFSRYITSRRLAETMAQLVRGKEKKPSHLFLECNPGPGILTQALLEVGAKVVALESDKTFLPHLESLGKNLDGKLRVIYCDFFRMDPKGTGAIKPPAMASQDLFQTLGLEVVPWKAGIPLKVIGALPIRSERKILWKLIHNLYSCTSIYKYGRIELNVLIYEKEFQKLMADPGNPDLYQVLSVLWQVACDIKVLHKFIDST; encoded by the exons ATGTGGATCCCAGTGGCCGGGCTTCCTCCGCGGCTGACGCTCTCCTCCTTGGTGGGCGCTGGTCGCTTTTGCTTTTTAGGCGCTGGAGCGGCGACGCGAAAGCCCTTGCAGGCGAGGAACCGCCGTGGCCTGTCTGACTCCGCTCCGCAGCTGTGTCCGGATCCCGATTTCAGGAAATCGCCCTCGCGGGTGAAGTCTAAGTCCACCTTAGACTTTAGCCGTTACATAACCAGTCGGAGATTGGCTGAGACCATGGCGCAACTCGTACgcggaaaagaaaaaaaaccttcacaTCTATTTCTGGAGTGCAATCCAG GTCCTGGAATCCTGACTCAGGCGTTACTTGAAGTTGGTGCCAAAGTGGTTGCCCTTGAAAGTGACAAAACTTTTCTTCCACATCTGGAg TCTCTAGGGAAAAATCTGGATGGAAAATTACGAGTGATTTACTGTGACTTTTTTAGAATGGATCCTAAAGGCACCGGAGCAATAAAACCACCCGCTATGGCTTCACAAGACCTTTTTCAGACTTTGGGACTAGAAGTGGTTCCTTGGAAAGCAG GCATTCCTTTAAAAGTAATTGGAGCGTTGCCAATTAGGAGTGAAAGGAAGATACTTTGGAAACTTATACATAACTTATATTCCTGTACttctatatataaatatggaCGAATAGAACTAAATGTGCTTATTTATGAAAAAGAATTCCAG AAACTAATGGCAGATCCCGGAAATCCAGACTTGTATCAGGTATTAAGTGTTCTCTGGCAAGTAGCTTGTGACATTAAGGTTCTGCACAAG ttcATTGACTCCACTTGA
- the TFB2M gene encoding dimethyladenosine transferase 2, mitochondrial isoform X2 — translation MWIPVAGLPPRLTLSSLVGAGRFCFLGAGAATRKPLQARNRRGLSDSAPQLCPDPDFRKSPSRVKSKSTLDFSRYITSRRLAETMAQLVRGKEKKPSHLFLECNPGPGILTQALLEVGAKVVALESDKTFLPHLESLGKNLDGKLRVIYCDFFRMDPKGTGAIKPPAMASQDLFQTLGLEVVPWKAGIPLKVIGALPIRSERKILWKLIHNLYSCTSIYKYGRIELNVLIYEKEFQELLEPSQEKLYFIQITPYRNLFTDNLTPMSYQVFIHMVKHCFGKRKCRLIDHLRSLTPLDAKDILRQIGKKKEDKVTNLYPQDFKQLFETIQSSKDYAYKWLYDDRLEGRYND, via the exons ATGTGGATCCCAGTGGCCGGGCTTCCTCCGCGGCTGACGCTCTCCTCCTTGGTGGGCGCTGGTCGCTTTTGCTTTTTAGGCGCTGGAGCGGCGACGCGAAAGCCCTTGCAGGCGAGGAACCGCCGTGGCCTGTCTGACTCCGCTCCGCAGCTGTGTCCGGATCCCGATTTCAGGAAATCGCCCTCGCGGGTGAAGTCTAAGTCCACCTTAGACTTTAGCCGTTACATAACCAGTCGGAGATTGGCTGAGACCATGGCGCAACTCGTACgcggaaaagaaaaaaaaccttcacaTCTATTTCTGGAGTGCAATCCAG GTCCTGGAATCCTGACTCAGGCGTTACTTGAAGTTGGTGCCAAAGTGGTTGCCCTTGAAAGTGACAAAACTTTTCTTCCACATCTGGAg TCTCTAGGGAAAAATCTGGATGGAAAATTACGAGTGATTTACTGTGACTTTTTTAGAATGGATCCTAAAGGCACCGGAGCAATAAAACCACCCGCTATGGCTTCACAAGACCTTTTTCAGACTTTGGGACTAGAAGTGGTTCCTTGGAAAGCAG GCATTCCTTTAAAAGTAATTGGAGCGTTGCCAATTAGGAGTGAAAGGAAGATACTTTGGAAACTTATACATAACTTATATTCCTGTACttctatatataaatatggaCGAATAGAACTAAATGTGCTTATTTATGAAAAAGAATTCCAG GAATTATTAGAACCATCACAAGAAAAGCTGTATTTTATTCAAATTACTCCTTATAGAAATTTATTTACAGACAACCTAACACCTATGAGCTATCAAGTATTTATTCACATGGTAAAGCACTGTTTTGGGAAACGCAAATGCCGTCTCATAGACCACTTGCG ttcATTGACTCCACTTGATGCAAAAGATATATTGAggcaaataggaaaaaagaaagaagataaagtaACTAACTTGTACCCTCAAGACTTCAAACAACTCTTTGAAACTATACAGTCTTCCAAAGATTATGCTTATAAATGGCTATATGATGACAGGCTGGAAGGCAGGTATAACGACTAG
- the TFB2M gene encoding dimethyladenosine transferase 2, mitochondrial isoform X1: MWIPVAGLPPRLTLSSLVGAGRFCFLGAGAATRKPLQARNRRGLSDSAPQLCPDPDFRKSPSRVKSKSTLDFSRYITSRRLAETMAQLVRGKEKKPSHLFLECNPGPGILTQALLEVGAKVVALESDKTFLPHLESLGKNLDGKLRVIYCDFFRMDPKGTGAIKPPAMASQDLFQTLGLEVVPWKAGIPLKVIGALPIRSERKILWKLIHNLYSCTSIYKYGRIELNVLIYEKEFQKLMADPGNPDLYQVLSVLWQVACDIKVLHKELLEPSQEKLYFIQITPYRNLFTDNLTPMSYQVFIHMVKHCFGKRKCRLIDHLRSLTPLDAKDILRQIGKKKEDKVTNLYPQDFKQLFETIQSSKDYAYKWLYDDRLEGRYND, from the exons ATGTGGATCCCAGTGGCCGGGCTTCCTCCGCGGCTGACGCTCTCCTCCTTGGTGGGCGCTGGTCGCTTTTGCTTTTTAGGCGCTGGAGCGGCGACGCGAAAGCCCTTGCAGGCGAGGAACCGCCGTGGCCTGTCTGACTCCGCTCCGCAGCTGTGTCCGGATCCCGATTTCAGGAAATCGCCCTCGCGGGTGAAGTCTAAGTCCACCTTAGACTTTAGCCGTTACATAACCAGTCGGAGATTGGCTGAGACCATGGCGCAACTCGTACgcggaaaagaaaaaaaaccttcacaTCTATTTCTGGAGTGCAATCCAG GTCCTGGAATCCTGACTCAGGCGTTACTTGAAGTTGGTGCCAAAGTGGTTGCCCTTGAAAGTGACAAAACTTTTCTTCCACATCTGGAg TCTCTAGGGAAAAATCTGGATGGAAAATTACGAGTGATTTACTGTGACTTTTTTAGAATGGATCCTAAAGGCACCGGAGCAATAAAACCACCCGCTATGGCTTCACAAGACCTTTTTCAGACTTTGGGACTAGAAGTGGTTCCTTGGAAAGCAG GCATTCCTTTAAAAGTAATTGGAGCGTTGCCAATTAGGAGTGAAAGGAAGATACTTTGGAAACTTATACATAACTTATATTCCTGTACttctatatataaatatggaCGAATAGAACTAAATGTGCTTATTTATGAAAAAGAATTCCAG AAACTAATGGCAGATCCCGGAAATCCAGACTTGTATCAGGTATTAAGTGTTCTCTGGCAAGTAGCTTGTGACATTAAGGTTCTGCACAAG GAATTATTAGAACCATCACAAGAAAAGCTGTATTTTATTCAAATTACTCCTTATAGAAATTTATTTACAGACAACCTAACACCTATGAGCTATCAAGTATTTATTCACATGGTAAAGCACTGTTTTGGGAAACGCAAATGCCGTCTCATAGACCACTTGCG ttcATTGACTCCACTTGATGCAAAAGATATATTGAggcaaataggaaaaaagaaagaagataaagtaACTAACTTGTACCCTCAAGACTTCAAACAACTCTTTGAAACTATACAGTCTTCCAAAGATTATGCTTATAAATGGCTATATGATGACAGGCTGGAAGGCAGGTATAACGACTAG